The Corallococcus silvisoli genome contains the following window.
CCCAGCAGATGTCGTTCCGCGCTCGCTGGTCTTCGAGGACCCACTCACGGAGGGGGGCGGGGATCCGTTCCCGCTGCCAGCCGAGCTCCCGCAGGCGAGCCCCTTCCGCGTCACCCACGGCGACCGCCGCGGCGGCGGCCCGGATGGCGTACGCCGCCGCGCCCAGGTAGTGCGCGGCGACATGCGCGACGGCCACCGCCTGTCCTGCCGCGAGCGCCGCGAACCTGGCCGGGTCAGGCAACCCACGGCCCGCGGCGTTGGCGACGAA
Protein-coding sequences here:
- a CDS encoding putative immunity protein → MPILPKVRDPRLITIRRGGSLSDEDHHLLAEWAALCAEHVLPLFESACPADTRPRDAIAVGRAWIRGEVRMREAHQTAFVANAAGRGLPDPARFAALAAGQAVAVAHVAAHYLGAAAYAIRAAAAAVAVGDAEGARLRELGWQRERIPAPLREWVLEDQRARNDICWGVFTR